GCCACAGATATTGTAGTTTCTTTATATTATGGTATTATGAATATTGACCCAAAAAATCCAAATAAAAAAGATAGGGATAGATTTGTATTGAGTAAAGGGCATGCTTCTCCTGTCATATATTCGGTTCTTGCAGAATTAGGATTTTTTGATAAAGAAGAATTATGGAGATTTAGACAAACTGGAGGATTATTACAAGGACATCCAAATATAAAAATTCCTGGAATTGAGGCAAACACTGGTTCATTAGGTCATGGGATATCTGTTGCAGTGGGAATGGCATTGGGTTGTAAATTAGATAAGTTAGATAATATGGTTTATACTCTTTTAGGAGATGGAGAATGTCAAGAAGGTCAAGTGTGGGAAGCTGCAATGGCTGCAAGTCATTATAAATTAGATAATTTGATAGGTTTTGTAGATAGAAACAGACTTCAAATTGATGGGTCTACAAAAGATGTAATGTGCTTAGGGGACATTTCTGAAAAATTCAAAGCATTTGGCTGGGATGTTTATGAAATTGACGGGCATGATTACAATCAAATAATAAATACAATCAACACTGCAAAATCCCAAAAAAACGGAGCTCCCAAAATGATAATAGCTAACACTATTAAAGGTAAAGGCGTTTCATTCATGGAAGATAATGTGGCATTCCACGGAAAAGCCCCAAATAAAGAGGAGTTAAAACAGGCATTGGAGGAGCTCTCCTAATAGTTAATCTTCGGACAATTTCACTAAATCATCTCTATAATTAAGCTAAAATATATATTGAATTACTAAAACCAAAGAAACTAGTTTAATATATGGCGCAAATAAGGACAGTAATTGAAGATTAACTATAATATGGTTATATATTTTTTATACTCATAATTTTATATTGTTATCTAATTTTATAATAATCTAATATCATATTATTGGTGGTTATTTTGGTAAAAGTTGGGGCATCAATTCTTTCAGCTGACTATGGTCATTTAAAGGAAGAAATTAAAAAAGTTGAAGAAGCAGGGGTAGATTTTATCCATATTGACATGATGGATGGACATTTTGTTCCTAACTTAAGTATGGGAATAGGTATTTCAAAATATGTTAGTGAAATTACAAATTTACCTATTGATGTGCATCTAATGGTGGAACACCCTGAAAAATTCTCATTGGCATTGGCAGAAGAGGCAGACATGATTTCTTTCCATATTGAAGCATGTAAATTTCCATTTAGGATGGTAAGATTATTAAAAGAAAGTGGCGTTAAACCTATTATAGCACTAAATCCATCTACTCCAATAGATACTGTTGAGTATATATTGGATTATGTGCATGGAATTCTTGTTATGACTGTCGAACCGGGATT
The window above is part of the Methanococcus aeolicus Nankai-3 genome. Proteins encoded here:
- a CDS encoding transketolase, with amino-acid sequence MDNISIDELKTISKKIRYNIVKMIGLANSGHPGGSLSATDIVVSLYYGIMNIDPKNPNKKDRDRFVLSKGHASPVIYSVLAELGFFDKEELWRFRQTGGLLQGHPNIKIPGIEANTGSLGHGISVAVGMALGCKLDKLDNMVYTLLGDGECQEGQVWEAAMAASHYKLDNLIGFVDRNRLQIDGSTKDVMCLGDISEKFKAFGWDVYEIDGHDYNQIINTINTAKSQKNGAPKMIIANTIKGKGVSFMEDNVAFHGKAPNKEELKQALEELS
- the rpe gene encoding ribulose-phosphate 3-epimerase — translated: MVKVGASILSADYGHLKEEIKKVEEAGVDFIHIDMMDGHFVPNLSMGIGISKYVSEITNLPIDVHLMVEHPEKFSLALAEEADMISFHIEACKFPFRMVRLLKESGVKPIIALNPSTPIDTVEYILDYVHGILVMTVEPGFSGQSFMNPMLKKIDKLKTTILAEGYDTEIYVDGGINAKTAPKAVEAGADCLIAASAIYNQEDVGGAVKLLKESAKFKR